The segment tgtttttgacaacatgaatgtaaaagaactgctgagcattttacctttgaaaggccacacgagaggcacagatatgtttcaggttttatggaatttgttaataagagccagctgcccctctacaaactcattctataaccgagctgccagctcgatgccatcttaataatgtatttatacaaacaaccatgtcatcaaatttcattgcatgAGAGGGCCTATTAACTGATCCGTAGTTCtgttgtgtttatatatgtgtttccTGCTTCAGCAGCATTGGAGCTGTTTCATGTAAACTAAACTGGAAGCAACTTTGTACAGATGGTACGCAGTGACTTGACAGACTGGAGTCAAAGGTGGACCGCATACTACAACTACTGTGGAGGAATCAGGCTGCTGAAGAAGCTGACTGCATTGGAGATAATGCAGCCAGACTTCAAACAACGGAGGAGCTGGACCAATTCAGCAAAACGCTGGAGGACCAGGAGTTTAGGAGGAAGTGGTAAATTATTGTTCCTAACACTTTTGCAGAAgtggttattttcatgaaagttgcatattgccattgcacacatatttctttttactctgtcataggtGAATCTGCTGAAACAGCTATCTGGATCAATGCTGAACTCCTTTGCCAGGACGATGCTCGGTGAAATTGGGATGTGGCGGTTGTAGGCTGGCGTCAGCCTCAAAGGATGGAAAGGGAAGAAAGCCCTGCAGCCTCTCACTCTCTACAGAGTTATGAAGAGTAAGTTATCAAGGTGTCTCACTgcatcatttaattttagttaGCAATTAAAAACAATTTTATCATTTCCCCAGTTAAAAAGAGGAAATACAAGaccgttttttattttgtttttgtgacagaagccttcagcaacaagatggaaattttaccaGATGCTATCGATGATGCGTTAACTGAAACACTGTGCCATGCAGCAAAGAGGGTAAGTAGTTAAACTTTTATGGCATCAGCAACTCACAGGTGACTTGTACTAGCACCATGGCCACACCTAGTCATTCCCTTCAATCAAATCCCAGTCCAGTGGTGACTGTTTCAAGAGTAAAGACCGTGACCGGCTCACATGCACCCCAGCTCTTTggagcaatctctctctctctcaatccgttcctcacattctgtattctctttccgcaaacatcttaaaacctatctgtttgggctcaccttccctccatagtgtaactgtcacttggctgtgttgacaattggaattcattcattcattattggtttatttgacagggacagtgcatattaatgaacgtacaattgtttatagacagtatatatacacgaggtctgtcaataaagtataggtcctttttatttttttcaaaaactaaatggatttcattcatatgtttttacatcagacatgcttgaaccctcgtgcgcatgcgtgagtttttccacgcctgtcggtgacgtcattcgcctgtgagcactccttgtgggaggagtcgtccagcccctcgtcggaattccttgtctgagaagttgctgagagactggcgctttgtttcatcaaaattttttctaaacctgtgaggcacatcgaagtggacacggttcgaaaaattaagctggttttcggtgaaaattttagcggctgatgagagattttgaggtgatactgtcgctttaaggacttcccacggtgcgagacgtcgcgcagcgctctcaggagccgtcgtcagcctgtttcaagctgaaaaacctccacatttcaggctctattgatccaggatgtcgtgagagaacagagaagtttcagaagaagtcggtttcagcatttttatccagatattccactgttaaaggagatttttttttaatgaaaggacgtgcggacggattgcagcgtcggctcgcagccgccgcgacgctccgccacaggaaaaacacctctgttggaagccttaaggacaagttggaacatgcccaactgttttctcagatactcacttccactgaaagccatcaaaagccgcctggattttacaaatggttatcaacacggaggtgcttttccgtgccgccgcaccacgccggctgcatcccgacgcacggacccgtccgcgaacgtctttcattaaaaaaatctcctttacaggggaatatccggataaaatgctgaaaccaacttcttcggaaacttctctgttctctcacgacgtcctggatcaatagagcctgaaatgtggaggttttcagcttgaaacaggctgacgacggcgcctgggagtgctgcacgacgtctcgctccgtgggaagtccttaaagcgacagtatcacctcaaactctctcatcagccgttaaaattttcaccgaaaaaccagcttaatttttcgaaccgtgtccacttcgatgtgcttcacaggtttagaaaaaatttgatgaaacaaagcgccagtctctcagcaacttctcagacaaaggaattccgacgaggggctggacgactcctcccacaaggagtgctcacaggcgaatgacgtcaccgacaggcgtgggaaaactcacgcatgcgcacgagggtcaagcatgtctgacgtaaaaacatatgaatgaaatccatatagttttttgaaaaaataaaaaggacctatactttattgacagccctcgtacacacacacacacacacacacacacacacacatatatatatgtatatatataaggcACACACTTTAACGTAAATATGCCAGTTTTAGCATAATACTAATTTCCATCCAGTCTccagacataaaatataaaacacagagcatttaacaagcataaaaacattgataatttacaatataatacagtgtcatattttaatataacccagagccatataaaggaggagttaatctgttccggtcaagatggaggttaaaatgctgttgtctcaatataaagtgcaggaaagtactgaggtagaattcagttgtaggtgtgtacaggtacagtcagttttattataagatgCTGAATTAAAGTGCTTTGTCGCGACAGTAAAGTGCTCGATACAGCTGCAGTATctctttaaagtgctggtgtgcataagcttacctatgtgttgtcgtgtgcgtgtatatgaaagtatattgCTTTCGCATGTCTTGAACTCgtaatgattacaggtttggttatctttcagtcatgttttaagctgtgtcttgaataaagcaaatgtggggctgaacCTGATTGTCGTTGGCAGAGTAATCCATGTGCTATTGCCCCTAATagagagtacattttgagcaaagacagtttttcaaaatttgatctcgcaatcacacctagcggaggatctggtgttaatttcattgttacttttcctgttaatatagttcctcagagggagtggggccaaattgtgtagggacctgtacacagcacattttaaatagcacgaaattctcaaaacttaaaAGCTTATATTTTTCTAAGATTGGACGGTGATGAGaaatcgtttttttttgttttttttggtccaatatttttatggcttttttgtacaattgttctactggtttcagtacagttgttcctgcaaaggaccttgttgtaatgcaatactttatatgtgacatgaagtgtaagtaagatttggccgcatctattgtaataaacggtcttatctgtttaaaattagatcgactgaactttacagtgtgatttacctttttgatacgttttttgaatgtaagatttgggtctaatatcactcagagatatttgaattggttcacaagcacagttcttccccttccaagaaaacatgggatctggctaacttaattggtcttttggtgaacatcatacatacagttttttggtgttcagcagaagacagtttttatGTAGTCATTTGTGTATTTACATAGTGCATTTGTGAGTCTACAGATATTTGTCACTCTTTCCCTGGGTCAGATTACTGCGTCATCttcatacatttgcatatttagttcagagcacacatcgGGGAGATCATTTCTATACAGAAGAATAATAGAGGGGCTAATATGGAGCCTTGTGGAAGACCAACATAACTAGGGAGATAAGAGGATTGGCACCATCCACACAACAACACGCTGCTTTCTGTTCGAAAGATAGGATTGAAACCATTGAATAGTATcctctgaaaaattaaaatatgaattgtaaaaattgagatattgaattaaggattctgcatattaatacatggactggttgagcgcccttgaacttcactgtgctgaggggactggcactatagaagttattgtatagtatttttatgaatggttttctttgttttttaggcaAAGAAGGAGGATGAAAGAATTGGTACTGGTGTTAATGCTGACTCAGATGCTGGGGTGGACGAAGCCCTGGGCGACGATGTGGATGCCGATGCCATGGACCATTGTGTAGTGAATGATGACGCCATGGACGGCAGTGCCATGAGTGATGATGCCACAATTAGTCATGGGTCACATGAGAAGtgattcattttatactgagaacttatgcctccccctctgtaaggtgcgggggagacatgaaataagtgcccaattttccttgcacaacttttttcctggatgccatgatcatcaactcgactggactgacgctatgtttgttttgatccacccACCATTGTCGGAACAAattaaaagctgtgttcaccacggggacacgttcgACACTGTTCAGGAttatttgagggtttttttttttttgtttttttttttaccgatgacgaacaatgcgtaaaaaaatctgaccgatgcaactacatcagtccaaaccagtctggatccgggactgatgttgctgctttaaagggtgggtggtggagacatcttcagtttttaacgttgacccttctagttcattttatactgagaacttatccatggcttaatgctattgtaactgtaataatactggatgatgtcacctgacttagtacctgagagattggagtgtattttacctgtttctatgactgtattattttatgtttatttatttatgtaaggtaaattattctattgaagtttTATTGCACTGAAGTCACTGACTGAGAAAAGAAATTTCGTTTTCTAGTGTATACAATTGCACAGTGAAAATAACAAAATCTTTGAACCTTAGTCATGGGTCACATCACGGATGAGAACTGATccctggcttaatgctattgtaattgtaataatactggagggcggatgagaactaatcaagttactgagaacttgtccatggcttaatgcattgctattgtaataatacttctaaagtaataaacttgcaatttacagaCTCATGCAATGTTCACAGTGTTCCTTCGTGTTTGGGGGACATTGCAACAACGTTGCAGCAATGTTGTGTCACAACCTCCTGAGAACGTTCTAGGTTGGTTGGTTGGCAACGTTCTTGGCAACATCCCTGGAACGTTCTGGAGAGTCTACAAATGAACGTTCCTACAACGTTGTGATGCAGCGTTACTGCCACTTTGATGTAATGTTCAGGCAACGTTCAGGCAACGTTCCATTGTTAGCTGGGTTGGCACAACACCTGGTCTCAGGAGACTATTTAATTATAATGCTATAACattctacacagaaacattgcttaGCTAAATGAAACCAAAAATAAAAGGCAGCTTTAAACGAACCTGCTATTTTCTCAACGTCTTCGATCATTTTCTCCAGCTGTTTGTTTAACTCCAGCATGTCGTCTTTGCTGCTGTGTGGAAAGTCGCCCGGAACAGAAGAGTCCATCTAAATAATTACAAACACCGCTTGCTAAAAACACCGCTTTTAGCAACTGTTAGCTAAAGACGGAGCGACAGCTAGTCGAACAAACGCCGTTTATTAACACACAGAGAGCTATTACCAACAAGTGTTTACTTCTTCTACTTCTAACGTTATgttaaagatggaaaaaaaaaacgcgCAAAACtcacagtgagagagagaaaagaaaaagagagagagagatagagtgtGAGCGTCCTCTGTGACCGGAGTCAGAGGAGAAAAGAGGATGCAGAAATCTTACACTTGATGATTCACTCCGGTAAGGAGCGAAGCACTTCAAATCTAACCcgatttactttttattttactaGAAGTTTAATGCACGATACTTTAAAGGCACTTTAAAGGGCACAGATAACtactttgatatatatatatatatgaagatataaaccagtttaaaaataataCTATAaaacacgaagaagaagaagaagaagcagaagaagaagatgatgatgaagatgatgatgatgatgatgactttgCAGTTGTGCATCTACGTCATAAATACTGAAACATAAAATTATTGTAAATTCTGATTTTAAACAGTTTTAATAAGCTGTGCTGTTTGGTTGCTGAAAAGAACTTATCTATTTTTAAAGGTTAAAGGTGACATGCTTGcaattatttgtatttatttatgcgTATATATTGTATTTTCATTAGTTTTTAAAAGGTTTAGGGGTAGAtgacgtgagagagagagagaaagagagagagagagaatagaaCTGAGTAAAATATCAGTTAACAAGATACAAACCTCTATTTCAAAATGAATGTAAGAATAACAAAACCTGAACAGTTTGTAGATGTGCTGCTCATTACATGGCATGATTACTGAATAATAAAATTCCTTAAAAAACATCTGTTTAAATGCAAACTGTTTTGAGTATATTGCAAAAGACCTGAAAGAATCATGTTTTATCAGCTAAAAGAAATTATCTTTAAGGATAAAGAATTATTGTTCACTCATTTATGCTCATTTATAAAAGTTACTTATTCTGCAGCTTTtcatgacgtgtgtgtgtgtgtgtgtgtgtgtgtgtgtgtgttgtgtgtgtgtgtgtgtgtgtgtgtgtgtgtgtgtgtgtgtgtgtgtgtgtgtgtgtgtgtgtgtgtgtgtgtgtgtgtgtgtgtgtgtgcttgagggagagagagagagagagagagactgccaTATTTTTAATGTAAATAATGGCTGAGCATGTAAATAAAAATATTCCCCATTGAATTGATTAGTTAATTAATCAGCAGGCGATTGACAGGACAACTATTTCAAAAATTATTCATCAGTGCAATGACAAACTGATCAGTGGCATGTTAAGAAGGTATGTGAGTGAACAAAGCCCCAAAGCTGagagaatgggaaaaaaaaatgagcaAAGCCCTCACCTGCAGAAACAACCAATCAAAGTAGGCTGGGGGCGTATCTAAGGAAACACATAAAGGTATGACAACAAGGTGACATCTTGACATAAAGCAAGGGCAAACAGACAAGAAGACTACCATTCAGAAGCCTGGTGACCACTGTTTGGAAGTACCTGCATCAGACAGCACAAGAGGCTGCTGAAATCAAGACACTAATAATTTGACGCAGAAaggcagaaaaaccacagacttAAGAGGAGGCTCCACAAGGTGAGAAGAAGCTCTGACTTATAATGTCTTCATTCGAGACTCCAGGTCAGTCTCCTCCAAGATGTGGGCCGCAGTTCCCTACCCCAGGCCAGGAACCACCTGAGCTCAGCATGTACAGTGACTGTTACTACCCTCCTCCTTCATTGCCAAGTCCTCAGCGTACCACACCGACATCCTACAACATGACTGACTACACCACCTCCTCTCCAAACCCTTATCTCTGGTTCAACAGCTCCGGGATCAACACATCACCATACCTAGCAACTGCAGGCCCTCCAGGGAATCCAGGGCCCCCCTTTGTTCCTCAGCACTACGGTATGCAGAGGCCTTATCTGGGTCATGCTGGGGCAGGGGGTCCAGGTGGGGAACTGAGTTGGTTCTCTCTTCCCTCACAAGAGGATCTGATGAAGTTGGTGCGGCCCCCTTACTCCTACTCTGCACTCATCGCTATGGCTATTCATGGGGCCCCGGACAGGAGACTGACACTAAGTCAAATTTATCAATATGTAGCTGATAATTTCCCTTTCTACAACAAAAGCAAGGCTGGATGGCAAAATTCCATAAGACACAATCTGTCACTCAATGACTGCTTCAAAAAAGTACCACGAGACGAGGATGATCCAGGTAACTGTACAAAAGTTGTAAACTGAAGTACAATTTGCTATACATTTTGTGAGTCATCACCACTTTTTCAGTACTTatatgattcattcattcattttattgctGTTTAGAGATTTCTTGCACTGTTCTGTATCTCTAAATCTTATTTTATTCTTCTGTCATAGGCAAGGGAAACTACTGGACACTTGACCCAAACTGTGAAAAGATGTTTGACAATGGAAACTTCCGCCGCAAGAGGAAGAGAAAGACTGACTCTGTCTCTGCTGACGATGGTGGGTCAGGGGCTCCTGAATCAGGTGACAACGAGCAAGGCAGTCCCAAGCACCCCAGCAACCCTGCCCTTAATATCTGTCTCACACCAGACAAGATTCCCTCGCCGACATCCTCAGGTGTAACACCTTGTCTGAACAGCTTCCTAACTGAGATGTCTACGGTAACCGCTGGACCTGGTAATGAGGTGGGAGGTGATGGGCTCAGCAGGGCTCTTCAGATCAACCTTCCCTTGGACAGTTCTCAAAGGCCCACACAGCCTGGAAGCTTTGGTAGTTACTCCCAGAGTTCAAGTAGCCCGGAGTGGGTACCGCAAGTGCCACCTCCACCTGCACTCCCCTCCTCGCCCACCCACTCTTCTCTTGGGTACACCAGCCCTGTCTTGAGCCCATTCAATGGCCATTTCTACTCTGGACTGAGCGCAACAGGAATCATCTACCACCACGATGGCACAGAGGTTTAATTCAGGGTTGACTTAAGAGGGAAATGTATCTGCGTGTCTTCTGTTGTTAAAAGCATACATTTAAAAAGTACCCTGAGTAGACGTAGGTAAGGTATGTTTGTGCTGACAGAGGCTTTTAAGATCATTATATCGTGTGACAGTAGAGCCCAACAAAAAGAAGCGTTGATTCCCACAGGAACAGTTGAGTCAGCTGCCGCGCTCAACGTGTGATACGGCCTAAAACCGCTGTCAGCCTCACTATCAGATGCACAGTCAGCTCTTATTCTGTCCAAAACTCACCCCTATCAGATCTGACTCATTATTAACAGATCCACAATCAGATTTCGTGCTGACATCAGAACCTCAGTGGTGTCACCTGTGAAAATTGTAAAAGGTTGACATCTctgttaattgttttttttttgtgctgaaaTGAAACAGTTTGATAAATTAATCATGGTTTGTGTACTTTGTAAATATGTCTATATGTGTTGTGTAGTGGTACACATTTTGTGGTGTGTTTTGTGGTAGAGCTGTTACTGTGTAAAATGAATTCATGTTGTATGGAACATACATATATTGTCTTTttgatataaataaaacattttaaaatactgttgaatttatttttttcatgaaaattcagtaaggtatatcttatatattatattccaattctaaggtggaactatgctagtatataacggtatatctaaatatctaaaaaggaagagtaaaataggagagtagaaaagagcagagtagagccacttgttcaccatttttctaattttaatcaaaaaagtttcctaccatgaatttttcAATCTATTTACCCATTGTTCAAAGAATTTTACAAGGATCGGCTTATCCGTGTGACAATTATAATCCAATCTATGACAGATCTATGAGATTTCTGACATTATAACTTCAGATGGCATTGTAATTtgacaactctaatcattatattttactgttttgcaaggaagcatcAACAGACCTACAACAGCCAGATTTCCAGCTAcgcaagcattgagactgattcttgatgcccagagtgaggatgaaaaggatgatggaaaatttattagagagtgaaataaatatgaagaaccctaaagcaATCATTTGTATAggagtattccaatataaagacAATGGGGTCAAAAATAACCCCACTCGGTCATATTAGTCGTTAAAacagcttggtcgcttgagggttaaacacTTTAGTAAAAAcgccataaaaaagaaaaaaatgtgagatGATAAGCTTGCCCTGACAGAAAACAGTCCTGTTCAAAAAGTGATGACCAGTAAAAGTGAACAACCTGCATGTCAGTGTAACCTTATCTTTGTGTGATGGATAGTTAACTGACTCTCATAAACGGTGCACATTTCTACGTTGCCCCTGTCGCCTGTGCCACAGCTCCTCTTTCATACGTCTGTCTGCTGAACCGTGGATTACATACAAGCAGGTTTATTCAGGGAGAAGGcctaactgtgagaaacagaaatATGAAATAACACTGAACACTTTGCAATATTTCCATGATGATGTTTCAAAATGACTGTTCCCATCTGGATGTGCATGCAGTCCACGATTGAAATTAAAACGGCATCACAAATGTCGACATTAAGCATGATAAGCAAATTTGCTGATTTTAGAATCTTGATGATTCACCTCTTGGAGTTCCAATTATTAAAGTCAACAGTTTAATTATATCACAGATTAAATTTTTAAATGCTCTACTGCCATTTAGCAGCTATTCATCCTTCAAAGACTGTCACACCTCATAACAAGCAGTCTAtgatttttaatctgtttttattaAAGCAATCTGTTATAAATACaattatataataataacaacaacaataataacaaaattATAAAAGTAACACACAAATTTACGTGTTTGTGTGTGAGGTTGTATGCGTGAGAGCCGGTTAAATCTTCTTATTAACTGTGCGATGATCAATACAATTCTTAAACTGTTAAACTGTACTCTAATTGGATAAAATAaggaaagtcttttttttttctcacatgcCGGCAGTGCAGCAGGTCTGCGATTGAGCAGATTTTTTCTTCTATATTCTTTGGGTGTCTCCAGATGATTAACTTTGGGGGGTGTATTATTCAGTCAAAGGAAAAGGTGGCCAGTCCATCTCAAGTCACCTGGCAGCTCCCAGGTCATCCTCTCAGATTCTTATGAAAAAATTCACAGGTGGTCCTATACCAGagatatgtaaaaccccaaaatattaggtctgtatctcaGATAGTGTTGAAGGCACAGCCCCTGGAaattttaatttgaattttacCAAATGAGGCTCTCGGTGCACTTTCCAACATGAATATCTCCAATTAAATGGCATGCACAGCTTTGACAGTAAGTGTCTAGGGCTAACCTTTCCTGTAGAATTCAAAAAATCTTGTCAGATTTTGTATATCTTGTACTCATTTTCCTTCACAAGGCTCTGAAAATGGTTAAGTGCTTATTACTCAAAAAATATGCTAGATAaagcaaagattttttttttttctcctattaATTTGACATATTAGACCACATCCATAAGAATATCAAAGTTACTGCTATTTCAGGAGTGGCAGAACAATTTTATCAATatggtcatttttttattttattttttttaaatggcttgtTTTTACAACCTCATTTGGGCATGTGGCCATTTGAATAAGTTTCATGTTTTCACAATGAGTTCTTATATATCTGAATATGATATAACCAAAAAAGACCTAATATTTTGGGGTTTTACCATCTGTGAATTTTTTCATAAGAATTTGAGAGGGTGACCTGGGAAGTTTTCCAAAATTGGGTGATTTGAGATGGACTGACCCAAGGTTAAAAAATGTAGTCAGAAAACAAATTTTCCAGGCTAGAAACGGTAGCGATGGGGAAGTGATCCAGCTGTGTCAGTCAGCTCATCATTTGCCATTATTTGGTGTACGTTATGTCAAAATGATGCCCTAAAACATCATGAAAGGACatcatgccacaactacacacagcagattattgaatgaatacaaagtcaattgaTAAAGGTAAAggacaggctcgacgataggagacgtccgtctggagaagaaccggaaccacacgatttcttccgccaccgaaccaggaggatactggagccgccaggtcccgagtcccccaggtggccactgtctccgcgtgtcggatctggtactgctggcgaagagcaaaaacagtcaagtgtgggtgtgtgtacaccccgtaacaaggatggtggttattccacctccacctctaatcacacgctcgtgcagctccggtctaattacttatctggcggaaagcagagcgaagcagtcacaGCCTACGCCGAtccttcgggaagacagctgcaacaatgtatctactctgtgcttgttctgttagacctcagtgctgcttttgatactgttgaccataaaattttattacagagattagagcatgccataggtattaaaggcactgcgctgcagtggtttgaatcatatttgtctaatagattacaatttgttcatgtaaatggggaatcttcttcacagactaaagttaattatggagttccacaaggttctgtgctaggaccaattttattcactttatacatgcttcccttaggcagtattattagacggtattgcttaaattttcattgttacgcagatgatacccagctttatctatccatgaagccagaggacacacaccaattagctaaactgcaggattgtcttacagacataaagacatggatgacctctaatttcctgcttttaaactcagataaaactgaagttattgtacttggccccacaaatcttagaaacatggtgtctaaccagatccttactctggatggcattaccctgacctctagtaatactgtgagaaatcttggagtcatttttgatcaggatatgtcattcaaagcgcatattaaacaaatatgtaggactgcttttttgcatttacgcaatatatctaaaatcagaaaggtcttgtctcagagtgatgctgaaaaactaattcatgcatttatttcctctaggctggactattgtaattcattattatcaggttgtcctaaaagttccctaaaaagccttcagttaattcaaaatgctgcagctagagtactgacggggactagaaggagagagcatatctcacccatattggcttctcttcattggcttcctgttaattctagaatagaatttaaaattcttcttcttacttataaggttttgaataatcaggtcccatcttatcttagggacctcgtagtaccatatcaccccaatagagcgcttcgctctcagactgcaggcttacttgtagttcctagggtttgtaagagtagaatgggaggcagagccttcagctttcaggctcctctcctgtggaaccagctcccaattcagatcagggagacagacaccctctctacttttaagattaggcttaaaactttcctttttgctaaagcttatagttagggctggatcaggtgaccctgaaccatcccttagttatgctgctatagacgtagactgctggggggttcccatgatgcactgtttctttctctttttgctctgtatgcaccactctgcatttaatcattagtgatcgatctctgctcccctccacagcatgtctttttcctggttctctccctcagccccaaccagtcccagcagaagactgcccctccctgagcctggttctgctggaggtttcttcctgttaaaagggagtttttccttcccactgtagccaagtgcttgctcacagggggtcgttttgaccgttggggttttacataattattgtatggccttgccttacaatataaagcaccttggggcaactgtttgttgtgctttggcgctatataaaaaaattgattgattgattgattgattgacatcaacgtaggaatactcaggctgagagtgttacctccttagaagaatgatatctcggcgaag is part of the Thalassophryne amazonica chromosome 11, fThaAma1.1, whole genome shotgun sequence genome and harbors:
- the foxi3b gene encoding forkhead box protein I3b; protein product: MSSFETPGQSPPRCGPQFPTPGQEPPELSMYSDCYYPPPSLPSPQRTTPTSYNMTDYTTSSPNPYLWFNSSGINTSPYLATAGPPGNPGPPFVPQHYGMQRPYLGHAGAGGPGGELSWFSLPSQEDLMKLVRPPYSYSALIAMAIHGAPDRRLTLSQIYQYVADNFPFYNKSKAGWQNSIRHNLSLNDCFKKVPRDEDDPGKGNYWTLDPNCEKMFDNGNFRRKRKRKTDSVSADDGGSGAPESGDNEQGSPKHPSNPALNICLTPDKIPSPTSSGVTPCLNSFLTEMSTVTAGPGNEVGGDGLSRALQINLPLDSSQRPTQPGSFGSYSQSSSSPEWVPQVPPPPALPSSPTHSSLGYTSPVLSPFNGHFYSGLSATGIIYHHDGTEV